The nucleotide sequence GGGTCTGCACCGGATGGCTGACAAACAACAACCCCGCCCCCAGGGCCAGCCAGTATTTCGCCCTGCCGTCCTGATCTCCGGAACTGACCAACGGATTGGACAACAGTAAAAGCGCCAGCCAATAGACCAAAAAACCGTTGATGGCATGGATGGCCACATTCACCGCATGATAACCAAACGTCTCCAGGCCGCCAAAACGATAGTTGAGGGCAAAGGAAAGATTCACCAGAGAACGGGTCTTAAGTTGCGGAAGCAGCTGCCATTGCAACGGCAGATCCCGGATGGCCTTATTTTCGACGATCAGGTGCCCGTCGTCGAAATGGAACGGTGCCCGCAGGGTGCTGCCATATATCAGGAGAACCGCGGCGGCCAGCGTCAATAGGCCCAGTATTTTATATCTGGCCACAGTCATTTTTTGAACCAGGGGCTGGAGCCCGGGTTGAAACCCTGTTTCAGGCCGGCGTCCATATCTTTCCGTCCCTCCAGGGTATCCCCGGCCAGACATTTGATTTTTCCCAGGGCGTAAAGATACATCATATTGCCGGGCTCCATCTGCCGGGCGTTTTGAAGGTCCTTCACCCCCGCCGGGAACTGCCCGGTTTCTTTTTCGATCAAGGCCTTTATGAAATACGACATGGGGTAAGCGGCATCCAGTGCCAGGGACCTGTTTATTTGAATCAGGGCATCGGAATATCTTTTTTGGAAGTAATAGGTCTTCGCCAGATTATAATATGGCAAACTGACATATTTATTTGCCATGATGGAAAATAAAAAGTCCTTTTCGGCCAGATCGTATTTTCCCAGAGACAGGGATATGGCCCCCCTGTTATTGTAGGCCTTGGCATAATCCGGTTTGTATTTTATGGCCAGGGTATAGCAATCCCAGGCTTCCCGGCTCTGGCCTTTCATCTCCCGGAGATGTCCCAGATTATACCAGGAATTGGCGAAGCTGGAATCGATCCTCAGGGCCCTGATGAAATCTTTCTCGGCCAAAGGGTAATTGCCCCTCTCCATCAGGGCCTTCCCCCGGGCATCGTGCGGCCGGGCCTTGCCGGGGGATTTGGTGACGGTGTCGTGCCATAACAGCAGGTCGTCCCGCCAGACCTGGTTGCGGGCATAGGCCGAGGCCCCCAGGCNNNNNNNNNTAACAGCAGGTCGTCCCGCCAGACCTGGTTGCGGGCATAGGCCGAGGCCCCCAGGCCGATGATCAGGGCCGCCCAGATGATGACCGCGATCCGCGGCTTGATCCTGTCTTTTAGGTAATGGAAGATCCCGGCCAGCACCAGACAATAACCCGCCAGGGGCAGGTACATCCGGTGCTCGAAGATCACATCCCGGATGGGGATGATGCCCGACTCCACGCTCAGGGCCAGAAAGAACCACCAGATCCCGAAGGATATCAGCCGGAACCTGCGGTATAGCCAGACCCCCAAAGACAGCAGGCCTAAAAGCAATACCCCGCTCAGCAGGGTCTTGGTCTCCCATAAACTTCGGCTCAGGGCAAAGTCGTAATCCAGGTTCTGGTTCACCGGAACCGCCAGCAGGCGGATATAGGTCAC is from Candidatus Edwardsbacteria bacterium and encodes:
- a CDS encoding tetratricopeptide repeat protein — translated: MERGNYPLAEKDFIRALRIDSSFANSWYNLGHLREMKGQSREAWDCYTLAIKYKPDYAKAYNNRGAISLSLGKYDLAEKDFLFSIMANKYVSLPYYNLAKTYYFQKRYSDALIQINRSLALDAAYPMSYFIKALIEKETGQFPAGVKDLQNARQMEPGNMMYLYALGKIKCLAGDTLEGRKDMDAGLKQGFNPGSSPWFKK